The following is a genomic window from Dioscorea cayenensis subsp. rotundata cultivar TDr96_F1 chromosome 10, TDr96_F1_v2_PseudoChromosome.rev07_lg8_w22 25.fasta, whole genome shotgun sequence.
ACATGGTGCTCATTAAGTGGGGGACCAGCCTCTGTTAACTTTCAATAAAGAGACTGCAACAAGTTGACTATTTGAccaataattttgatttttctaataaattaatcATCTGACATATATTAAATATGGCGAGAAAATAGATCAtaataactgaaaaaaaaaaaaaacagatatcagaccaataatttatttatatttattgttacaTTTTATCACTtacattttgttaaaataattaaaaactgtTACAATATATTTGTATAGTTCCTCCTGCATTTAAGAACAAGAACTTCTCAAATCAATCCGAATTTATTGATAGATAGAGCATAAAAAGACATCTtcccaaaatttaatttaaaaaaaaaaaaatcatatatatgaatCACCAAATCATGTTAGAATAATGTCCTGATCAGACTCCAACTCTTGATACTCTAACAATTGAACACTGCATTGAGCTCTCAATTGTTCATAAAACTTGTTAATGAACTTCTCTGCGGCAGCATCCACATCTTCTAATGAATCATTCATGCACTCTAATTTTGATGGTGTCTCTGGTTCTTCTTGGAGACTACTTGAAGTTGCAATGTTGCATGGCAAATAATTATGACTGTGACTGTGTTTCCTATTTGTTTTGGGGAAGAAGATAGGAATGGCAGGGCTGTTGCTGCATGAGAACTCATAT
Proteins encoded in this region:
- the LOC120270396 gene encoding uncharacterized protein LOC120270396, giving the protein MDLQSSPNYARKLWSHLQISMNIMRKRLISKRRLILDISLMVKKWRPMFHHHNHRRSCDKVTAGFCLHEYEFSCSNSPAIPIFFPKTNRKHSHSHNYLPCNIATSSSLQEEPETPSKLECMNDSLEDVDAAAEKFINKFYEQLRAQCSVQLLEYQELESDQDIILT